A window of Paenibacillus polygoni contains these coding sequences:
- the metH gene encoding methionine synthase: MDKISLQELLQKRILILDGAMGTMIQQEELTSEDFGGEELDGCNEMLVLTRPDIIQTIHERYLEAGADLIETNTFGATSVVLAEYDIQDRAREINLIAAKLARAAVDKYSTPESPRYVVGAMGPTTKTLSVTGGVTFNELIATYEEQALALIDGGVDALLLETCQDTLNVKAASIGIRNAFEARKITLPIMISGTIEPMGTTLAGQNIESFYVSLEHLSPISIGLNCATGPEFMRDHIRTLSAMSSAAVSCYPNAGLPDENGHYHESPESLAVKIAAFAEQGWLNIAGGCCGTTPEHIRALKTKLDLIEPRPLTGTHPPAISGIDPVYIEQDNRPYMVGERTNVLGSRKFKRLIFEGKYEEASEVARAQVKNGAQVVDICVQDPDRDEAEDMRKFLELVVKKVKVPLMIDTTDADVIDLSLQYSQGKAIINSINLEDGEEKFEKVTPILRKYGGAVVVGTIDERGQAITREDKLEVAKRSYDLLVNKYHLRPEDIIFDTLVFPVGTGDEQYIGSAGETIEGIRLIKEALPEAHTILGVSNVSFGLPEAGREVLNSVFLYECTKAGLDYAIVNTEKVERYASITPEDRKLAEDLIYRTSDETLAAFVAAFRNKKVEKKEKISNLSLEERLATYVVEGSKEGLIPDLELARAKYSPLQIINGPLMKGMEEVGRLFNNNELIVAEVLQSAEVMKASVSYLEQFMQKNETSVKGKIMLATVKGDVHDIGKNLVEIILANNGYQIVNLGIKVPPERIIESFREEKVDAIGLSGLLVKSAQQMVMTAQDLRNAGIDVPIMVGGAALTRKFTRTRIRPEYNGMVLYAKDAMDGLDIANKLMDPASREVMVMEMKQEQEAEASAADKVVSLPKLTRVERSKISADAPVYQPPDLIRHTLRNYPIGHILPYVNMQMLLGHHLGLKGNVEQLLAAGDPKAVQLKQTVDEIMDLAVRDGIIKANAIYRFFPAQSKGNEIFIYNPEDHTQVLHTFEFPRQKVEPHLCLADFLKPVESGTMDYVGFLVVTAGHGISELAQAWKEKGDYLRFHALQSIALEVAEGLAERIHHIMRDTWGFSDPPEMTMKQRLGARYQGIRVSFGYPACPDLEDQGPLFELMHPEDIGVELTEGFMMEPEASVSAMVFSHPEAQYFNVEKA; the protein is encoded by the coding sequence GTGGATAAAATCAGTTTGCAAGAGTTATTACAGAAGCGAATATTGATCTTAGATGGTGCTATGGGCACTATGATTCAACAGGAAGAATTGACTTCGGAAGACTTTGGCGGGGAAGAACTGGATGGATGCAATGAAATGTTAGTGCTCACAAGGCCTGACATCATCCAGACGATACACGAACGTTACCTTGAAGCGGGTGCGGACCTTATTGAAACAAACACCTTTGGTGCAACTTCTGTGGTTTTGGCAGAATATGATATACAAGATCGGGCGAGAGAAATCAATCTGATTGCTGCAAAGCTGGCAAGAGCGGCTGTAGATAAATACAGTACTCCCGAGTCTCCGCGTTATGTGGTCGGTGCCATGGGTCCAACCACTAAGACTTTATCTGTAACAGGCGGAGTAACATTTAATGAACTTATTGCAACTTATGAAGAACAGGCTCTAGCGCTGATTGATGGAGGCGTGGATGCTCTTCTCCTTGAAACATGCCAAGATACACTGAACGTAAAAGCAGCGAGTATTGGAATTCGTAATGCTTTTGAAGCTCGTAAAATAACACTGCCAATTATGATATCCGGTACCATTGAACCTATGGGTACGACGCTGGCAGGTCAAAATATAGAATCTTTTTATGTCTCTTTAGAACATTTGAGTCCCATATCGATTGGTCTCAACTGTGCGACAGGTCCAGAATTCATGAGGGATCATATCCGTACTCTTTCTGCTATGTCAAGCGCTGCAGTGAGTTGTTATCCAAATGCAGGTCTGCCAGATGAGAATGGTCACTACCATGAATCCCCTGAGTCTTTAGCTGTGAAAATTGCTGCCTTTGCGGAGCAAGGATGGCTTAACATTGCCGGAGGATGCTGCGGAACCACTCCGGAACATATCCGTGCATTAAAGACCAAGCTGGATTTGATTGAACCTCGTCCGCTAACGGGTACACACCCTCCGGCAATCTCGGGGATTGATCCTGTTTATATCGAACAAGATAATCGCCCTTATATGGTAGGGGAACGTACAAATGTACTGGGATCACGAAAATTTAAGCGACTCATTTTCGAAGGGAAGTATGAAGAAGCTTCTGAAGTTGCTCGCGCCCAGGTTAAGAATGGAGCCCAAGTTGTTGATATCTGTGTACAAGACCCTGACCGTGATGAGGCAGAGGATATGCGCAAGTTTTTAGAGCTGGTTGTGAAAAAAGTGAAAGTTCCGTTAATGATTGATACAACCGATGCGGATGTCATTGATCTATCTTTACAGTACTCTCAGGGTAAAGCTATTATCAACTCTATAAATTTAGAAGATGGTGAAGAAAAGTTTGAAAAAGTAACACCTATTCTACGAAAATATGGCGGAGCGGTCGTGGTAGGTACAATAGACGAGCGAGGACAGGCGATTACCCGTGAAGATAAGCTTGAAGTAGCGAAGCGTTCGTATGATCTGCTAGTCAATAAATATCATCTGCGTCCTGAAGATATTATTTTTGATACCCTTGTTTTCCCTGTTGGTACAGGAGATGAACAGTATATTGGTTCTGCTGGAGAGACGATTGAAGGAATCCGTCTGATCAAAGAAGCACTGCCTGAAGCGCATACGATTTTGGGTGTTAGTAACGTTTCATTTGGTCTGCCGGAAGCGGGTAGAGAAGTCCTGAACTCTGTATTTTTGTACGAATGTACAAAGGCGGGTCTTGATTATGCGATTGTAAACACAGAGAAGGTAGAACGTTATGCTTCAATTACGCCAGAGGATAGAAAATTGGCAGAAGATCTGATCTACCGGACCAGTGATGAGACGTTAGCTGCTTTTGTAGCGGCTTTTCGTAATAAAAAAGTAGAGAAAAAAGAAAAAATCTCGAATCTTTCCCTAGAAGAGCGTCTTGCAACTTATGTTGTTGAAGGCAGCAAAGAAGGTCTTATTCCGGATTTAGAACTCGCGAGAGCGAAATACAGCCCCCTTCAGATCATCAATGGCCCTTTAATGAAGGGGATGGAAGAAGTCGGGAGACTGTTTAACAACAATGAGCTGATTGTTGCTGAAGTGCTCCAAAGCGCAGAAGTGATGAAAGCTTCGGTATCCTACCTCGAACAATTTATGCAGAAGAACGAAACTTCTGTAAAAGGAAAAATCATGCTCGCCACTGTAAAAGGTGATGTACATGACATTGGAAAAAATCTAGTGGAGATCATTCTAGCTAATAACGGTTACCAGATTGTGAATTTGGGTATAAAAGTACCACCGGAACGTATTATCGAGTCTTTCCGTGAAGAGAAAGTGGATGCAATTGGTCTATCGGGATTACTTGTGAAATCTGCACAACAAATGGTGATGACTGCACAGGATTTACGAAATGCGGGTATTGACGTACCTATTATGGTTGGAGGCGCAGCGCTTACTCGCAAATTTACTAGAACCCGGATCAGACCTGAATATAATGGGATGGTTCTCTATGCTAAAGATGCGATGGATGGTCTTGATATTGCAAATAAACTGATGGATCCTGCGAGCAGAGAAGTGATGGTTATGGAGATGAAGCAAGAACAAGAAGCGGAAGCAAGTGCAGCAGATAAAGTGGTCTCTCTTCCTAAACTTACTCGGGTGGAACGTTCCAAGATATCAGCAGATGCTCCTGTATATCAGCCGCCTGATCTTATTAGACACACGCTTCGTAATTATCCAATTGGACATATTCTTCCTTATGTGAACATGCAGATGCTGCTGGGTCATCATTTGGGGCTTAAAGGCAATGTAGAACAATTGCTTGCAGCAGGTGACCCCAAGGCGGTTCAGCTGAAGCAAACGGTTGATGAAATTATGGACCTTGCTGTACGAGATGGGATTATTAAAGCGAATGCCATATATCGATTTTTCCCAGCTCAGTCTAAAGGAAACGAAATTTTTATCTATAACCCAGAAGATCATACCCAAGTATTACACACGTTTGAGTTCCCTCGTCAAAAGGTCGAACCACATTTGTGTCTCGCGGACTTTCTGAAACCCGTAGAATCCGGTACAATGGATTATGTCGGTTTTCTCGTGGTAACTGCAGGACATGGAATTTCGGAGCTCGCACAGGCTTGGAAAGAAAAAGGCGATTACTTGAGATTTCATGCTTTGCAGTCGATTGCATTAGAAGTGGCAGAAGGACTTGCAGAACGTATTCATCATATAATGCGTGATACTTGGGGATTTTCAGATCCTCCTGAAATGACGATGAAACAGCGTCTAGGAGCCAGGTATCAAGGAATCAGGGTATCGTTCGGTTACCCGGCTTGTCCTGATCTTGAAGATCAAGGTCCTCTGTTTGAACTAATGCATCCGGAAGATATCGGGGTAGAACTAACCGAAGGATTTATGATGGAACCGGAAGCTTCGGTTTCAGCGATGGTGTTCAGCCATCCGGAGGCACAATATTTTAACGTGGAAAAAGCGTGA
- a CDS encoding deoxyribonuclease IV yields the protein MSALTLNLYIGSHVSTRGGYSKAAQRAFDMGASAFQYFPKNPRGLRVKNFDMTEAMRCKAFCIKYGLRSIAHSPYPTNPALGRSKGDSHYQGMIASLQNDLHIAEACGSAGVVVHFGHVKMSDPLVGYRHVIQFLDDVLTGWEGKSKILIENQAGDHGPMGTTIEEMVQIRNLSRYADSIGFCLDTCHAYASGLWNGSEDPELFEKGQSLGYFDALVAIHVNDSKYGYRSNKDRHERVGKGYIGEKGLAWLLQQKDVKGSIWVLETETGEDGTHQEDIELIRTWLT from the coding sequence ATGTCAGCATTGACCCTTAACTTATATATAGGTAGTCACGTAAGTACTCGCGGGGGTTATTCGAAAGCAGCTCAAAGAGCATTTGATATGGGAGCGAGTGCGTTTCAGTACTTTCCGAAAAATCCTCGAGGACTTCGTGTGAAAAATTTTGATATGACAGAAGCAATGCGTTGCAAAGCTTTCTGTATAAAATATGGGCTTCGATCTATCGCACACTCTCCCTATCCTACGAATCCCGCTCTAGGTCGTAGCAAAGGGGATAGTCATTACCAAGGAATGATAGCTTCTTTACAAAATGATCTACACATTGCGGAAGCTTGTGGTTCAGCGGGTGTTGTCGTTCATTTTGGTCATGTGAAGATGAGTGATCCGCTTGTGGGGTATCGTCACGTTATTCAGTTTTTAGACGATGTTCTAACGGGCTGGGAAGGCAAATCTAAGATTTTAATCGAAAATCAAGCAGGGGATCATGGTCCTATGGGTACAACGATCGAAGAAATGGTGCAAATACGTAACTTGTCCCGATACGCTGACTCGATTGGTTTTTGTTTAGATACTTGTCATGCCTATGCGAGCGGTCTTTGGAACGGATCAGAAGATCCAGAACTGTTTGAAAAAGGACAAAGTCTAGGTTATTTTGATGCGCTTGTTGCCATTCATGTGAATGATTCAAAGTATGGATATCGTTCTAATAAAGACCGCCATGAACGAGTGGGTAAAGGATATATAGGGGAGAAAGGACTTGCCTGGCTGTTACAGCAAAAAGACGTGAAGGGCTCGATATGGGTACTGGAAACGGAAACAGGTGAAGATGGAACTCATCAGGAAGACATAGAGTTAATCCGAACTTGGTTAACTTGA
- a CDS encoding cyclic-phosphate processing receiver domain-containing protein, which produces MNLFLDDYRTCPPGFTLARDVEECKLLLIEYDVNILSLDYDLGYGNPTGLDIASFIVNKQMYPNVIYLHTSSDAGRRAMYELLYMNKPDRTEVHNGPMPQELLEQIAQTSRIKQ; this is translated from the coding sequence ATGAACTTATTTCTGGATGATTATCGAACATGTCCGCCTGGATTTACCCTTGCAAGGGATGTAGAAGAGTGTAAGCTGCTTCTTATTGAATATGATGTAAATATTTTATCCTTGGATTATGATCTAGGTTATGGAAATCCAACGGGTCTTGACATTGCTTCATTTATCGTGAATAAGCAGATGTATCCGAATGTAATTTATTTGCATACTTCAAGCGATGCTGGACGAAGAGCAATGTATGAATTACTATACATGAATAAGCCGGATCGTACAGAAGTTCATAATGGCCCTATGCCGCAGGAGCTGCTTGAACAAATTGCGCAAACATCGAGAATCAAACAATGA
- a CDS encoding CPBP family intramembrane glutamic endopeptidase produces MIRTEIWKNTELWTWRELAALLALEFVFVMIVIKYALQALYEKWLENTLYSGTLTGLTIAITLLLGLYLISLRPKKLTWADVGVKGFPAKDCWRIVLWLLVLIVSSVTAVYLTSFFGNTVDNSKTESLQQNVTIFTLIIGIASAGIVSPIYEEIFYRGFIYQWLRTRISMRWAIVISSLIFTLAHFPTLNAMPVNFISGIVFAWAYERTGSVVPGMIVHGMFNTIAVLLTAMG; encoded by the coding sequence ATGATTAGAACAGAAATATGGAAGAATACGGAACTGTGGACATGGCGTGAGCTAGCTGCTTTACTTGCTCTTGAATTTGTATTCGTAATGATTGTTATTAAATACGCATTACAGGCATTGTATGAGAAATGGTTAGAGAACACACTTTATTCAGGAACACTTACAGGGCTTACTATTGCGATTACGCTTTTGCTAGGATTGTATTTAATTTCTTTACGACCGAAAAAGTTGACGTGGGCGGATGTAGGAGTGAAAGGATTTCCTGCTAAAGATTGTTGGAGAATCGTGCTCTGGTTATTAGTCCTCATTGTATCCAGTGTAACGGCAGTTTATCTCACGAGCTTTTTTGGAAATACGGTGGACAACAGCAAAACAGAGAGTCTGCAGCAAAATGTCACTATATTTACTTTGATCATAGGTATTGCTTCAGCTGGGATCGTGTCACCAATCTATGAAGAGATATTTTACCGTGGTTTTATATATCAGTGGCTGCGGACTCGTATAAGTATGAGATGGGCGATTGTGATTAGTTCGCTAATCTTTACACTTGCACATTTTCCCACGTTGAATGCCATGCCGGTGAATTTTATTAGTGGAATTGTGTTCGCATGGGCCTACGAACGCACGGGATCGGTCGTGCCTGGTATGATTGTTCATGGAATGTTTAATACAATAGCGGTATTGTTAACAGCAATGGGTTAG
- the lexA gene encoding transcriptional repressor LexA, with the protein MSKVSSRQLAILEFIRNEVRLKGYPPSVREIGEAVGLASSSTVHGHLDRLEKKGLIRRDPTKPRAIELLSHDELDETSQFAQTVVRVPVVGKVTAGIPITATENIEDYFPLPMQYVGEEKVFMLNVVGDSMIEAGIVNGDYVIVRQQQTANNGEIVVAMTEDDEATVKTFYKEKDHVRLQPENPTYEPLRLTKVTILGKVIGLFRDFH; encoded by the coding sequence ATGTCGAAGGTGTCCAGCAGGCAATTAGCAATCTTGGAGTTTATACGAAATGAAGTTCGATTAAAAGGATATCCACCGTCCGTAAGAGAGATTGGTGAAGCTGTCGGACTCGCGTCCAGCTCCACTGTTCACGGACACTTGGATCGTTTGGAGAAGAAAGGTTTAATTCGCAGAGACCCTACGAAACCTCGTGCAATCGAGCTGTTAAGTCATGATGAGTTAGATGAGACAAGCCAGTTTGCTCAGACGGTTGTCAGAGTTCCTGTCGTTGGTAAGGTAACTGCAGGTATTCCTATTACTGCAACAGAGAATATCGAAGACTATTTCCCTCTCCCTATGCAATATGTTGGAGAAGAGAAAGTATTTATGTTGAATGTAGTAGGCGATAGTATGATCGAAGCGGGTATTGTCAATGGGGATTATGTCATTGTTCGTCAGCAGCAAACGGCTAACAATGGTGAGATTGTCGTAGCAATGACGGAAGATGATGAAGCTACAGTGAAGACTTTCTACAAAGAAAAAGATCATGTTCGTCTTCAGCCTGAGAATCCTACATATGAACCTCTCCGGCTTACAAAAGTAACGATACTAGGTAAAGTTATTGGTCTCTTCCGTGATTTTCATTAA
- a CDS encoding FixH family protein, which yields MRRFIVLLCSTMIFLMLLSGCQKDKNEFTQMELSHPINVELVVPEEEAVTVADLVQLEAIVTQQDEYIDDADDVTFEISLEGSMGLEVAATYEGEGKYTAVYQFPVEGVYKVISHVTARGMHSMPSKQVEVTEE from the coding sequence ATGAGACGATTCATTGTACTACTATGTTCTACGATGATCTTTCTTATGTTATTAAGCGGATGCCAAAAGGATAAAAACGAATTTACGCAAATGGAATTGTCCCATCCCATAAACGTAGAACTCGTTGTTCCTGAAGAGGAAGCAGTAACGGTCGCTGACCTTGTACAATTGGAAGCCATCGTTACTCAGCAAGATGAATACATAGATGATGCAGATGATGTAACATTTGAAATTTCGTTAGAAGGCAGCATGGGACTAGAAGTGGCGGCGACATACGAAGGGGAAGGGAAATATACCGCAGTTTATCAGTTCCCGGTTGAAGGAGTATATAAAGTTATTTCTCATGTAACAGCGAGAGGGATGCACTCCATGCCATCGAAACAAGTAGAAGTTACTGAAGAATAG
- a CDS encoding LysM peptidoglycan-binding domain-containing protein, whose product MLKYSTYNSIYSNTEGAQDHTLFGKLFHQMMDNNRRFLVRLVIILSVSFLCLTGFMTVLTSASEIVSYQEFVVSTGDSLWSIALDHKPYHMDTREYIDRIKQLNVMETSDIQTGQVLSLPHVE is encoded by the coding sequence ATGCTTAAATACAGTACATACAATAGTATCTATAGCAATACTGAAGGAGCTCAGGATCATACTTTGTTTGGTAAGTTATTTCATCAAATGATGGATAATAATAGACGTTTTTTGGTTCGCCTTGTTATTATTCTTAGTGTTTCTTTTTTGTGTCTAACTGGGTTTATGACGGTGCTTACGAGCGCAAGTGAAATTGTTTCCTATCAAGAGTTTGTTGTATCTACAGGGGATTCCTTATGGTCGATTGCTTTAGATCATAAACCGTATCACATGGATACGAGAGAATATATAGATCGAATCAAACAGCTGAATGTGATGGAAACAAGTGATATTCAAACAGGGCAAGTATTAAGTTTACCTCATGTAGAGTAG
- a CDS encoding cupin domain-containing protein, whose amino-acid sequence MAEILIRNTNERITGEDNVRSFLKQYEVLFEKWDTSKLPAELHHKFVLNEEEKQQILDVYDTEIKDLAARRGYQIWDIITLSEATPDLEEKLAKFEEIHTHAEDEIRAIISGKGIFIIKGDEQTGYFNVELEPGDVISVPENTPHFFTLMDNKQIIAVRLFIEQNGWVADPYPDPSFIKA is encoded by the coding sequence ATGGCAGAAATCTTAATACGAAACACGAACGAAAGAATCACAGGCGAAGATAATGTTCGTTCCTTCCTCAAACAATATGAAGTACTTTTTGAAAAATGGGATACTTCCAAACTTCCAGCTGAACTTCATCATAAATTTGTATTAAATGAAGAAGAAAAACAACAGATCCTAGATGTTTACGATACCGAAATTAAAGATTTGGCTGCCCGCCGAGGTTATCAGATTTGGGATATCATCACGCTGTCAGAAGCCACTCCTGATCTGGAAGAAAAGCTTGCCAAGTTTGAAGAAATTCATACACATGCAGAAGACGAGATTCGTGCCATCATTTCTGGTAAAGGGATCTTTATCATTAAAGGTGACGAACAAACAGGCTACTTCAACGTAGAGCTTGAGCCAGGTGATGTCATTTCTGTTCCTGAAAATACCCCTCACTTCTTTACACTTATGGATAACAAACAAATCATCGCTGTTCGATTGTTTATTGAACAGAATGGCTGGGTTGCAGATCCGTACCCAGATCCTAGCTTTATCAAGGCCTAA
- the rnz gene encoding ribonuclease Z codes for MELYFLGTNAGVPSLQRNVTSIALRLMEERRSMWLFDCGEGTQHQFLKSPLKLSKLEKIFITHLHGDHIFGLPGLLSSRAYQGGVTPLTIYGPPGIRKYVETSLELSQSRVNYELNIVEHEGGIIFEDDMFVVESAFLEHRIDSYGYRIMEKDRPGSIDPSKLAVHGLKPGPLFGRLKRGESIELEDGVIVHPEDVLGSPKPGKVITILGDTRPTPNVVPLSAGADVVVHEATFLHELASTAHEYYHSTALQAAEAAKEAGAGRLILTHFSSRYKDAEHLEPLLLEAQSVFPNTRLAMEHELIQI; via the coding sequence ATGGAATTATATTTTTTAGGAACAAATGCTGGCGTACCGTCGCTGCAGCGCAACGTAACTTCGATTGCACTGCGTCTGATGGAGGAACGCCGGTCGATGTGGCTGTTTGACTGCGGGGAAGGCACACAGCATCAATTTTTGAAATCACCCCTTAAACTGAGTAAGCTTGAAAAGATCTTTATTACTCATCTACACGGTGATCATATCTTTGGTTTACCTGGTTTATTGTCAAGCAGAGCCTACCAAGGCGGTGTAACACCGCTTACGATCTATGGCCCGCCGGGGATTCGTAAATACGTGGAGACTTCACTGGAGCTTAGTCAGTCCCGTGTGAATTATGAACTGAACATCGTGGAACATGAGGGCGGCATTATTTTTGAAGATGATATGTTTGTAGTGGAGTCGGCGTTCCTTGAACATCGGATTGATAGTTACGGCTACCGAATTATGGAAAAGGATCGCCCTGGCAGCATTGATCCTTCGAAACTTGCCGTGCACGGGCTTAAACCAGGTCCACTTTTTGGAAGACTCAAACGAGGCGAAAGCATCGAACTTGAAGATGGGGTTATCGTTCATCCGGAAGATGTACTTGGCTCACCGAAACCGGGAAAAGTCATTACTATTCTAGGCGATACAAGACCTACTCCAAATGTGGTACCTTTATCGGCAGGTGCTGATGTCGTTGTCCATGAAGCTACTTTTTTGCATGAACTTGCGTCTACAGCCCACGAATATTATCATAGTACAGCCCTTCAAGCTGCTGAGGCGGCAAAAGAAGCGGGTGCAGGCAGACTGATTTTGACTCATTTCAGCTCAAGATACAAAGATGCAGAACATCTGGAGCCACTGCTCTTGGAGGCACAGTCTGTATTTCCAAACACAAGACTTGCTATGGAGCATGAGTTAATCCAAATCTGA
- a CDS encoding Fpg/Nei family DNA glycosylase: MPELPEMENYRKLLSERILDQSITNVTVSREKSINVTPEVFEKELVNERIVYIERRGKHLIFHMSTGKRLVLHLMLGGILYIGTEQERPKRSTQVEIEFGEVVLYFIGLRLGYLHLLSAKETDELMSDLGPEPLDYRFTLEKFKERLKGRRGTIKTTLVNQRVIAGIGNCYSDEIAFAASLRPDTKIQDVLLNEDALSRLYHAIQSVLREATAGGGYMEMPLYAGDELTGKYDEQCRVYDREGETCTRCNEGIINKVEITGKKAFFCPVCQH; this comes from the coding sequence ATGCCGGAATTACCGGAGATGGAGAACTACCGAAAGTTATTATCGGAACGAATACTGGATCAATCCATTACAAACGTTACCGTTAGCCGAGAAAAATCAATTAATGTAACTCCAGAAGTTTTTGAAAAAGAACTTGTAAATGAGCGGATTGTTTATATCGAGCGCAGGGGTAAACATTTGATTTTTCATATGAGCACGGGTAAAAGACTTGTACTGCATCTCATGCTTGGAGGCATACTTTATATCGGAACAGAACAAGAGCGTCCAAAACGGTCAACTCAAGTGGAAATTGAATTTGGTGAAGTCGTTCTTTATTTTATCGGCCTGAGACTCGGTTATCTTCACTTATTGAGTGCTAAAGAGACGGATGAGCTCATGTCTGATCTTGGACCCGAACCTCTTGACTATCGTTTTACGTTAGAAAAGTTCAAAGAACGATTAAAAGGTAGAAGAGGTACGATAAAAACAACACTTGTGAATCAGCGTGTTATTGCGGGAATTGGGAACTGTTATTCCGATGAAATCGCTTTTGCTGCCAGTCTAAGACCTGATACGAAAATACAAGATGTTCTTCTTAACGAGGATGCTTTATCAAGACTCTATCATGCGATCCAATCTGTTCTGCGCGAAGCGACTGCAGGCGGGGGTTACATGGAAATGCCGCTGTATGCAGGTGACGAATTGACAGGAAAGTATGATGAACAGTGCCGTGTCTACGACCGAGAGGGTGAGACCTGCACGAGATGTAACGAGGGGATCATTAATAAAGTGGAGATTACCGGGAAGAAAGCTTTTTTCTGCCCCGTATGTCAGCATTGA
- a CDS encoding TIGR01457 family HAD-type hydrolase, with translation MNSPKAYLLDLDGTIYHGKHRIDGADLLIQHLKNSNIPYLYVTNNSSRTPEGVAEHLRSLGIEASGEEVCTSAVAAAEYVASESPGAKVAFIGEDGLEQALISAGLHITEESPEYVIQGIDREFTYEKLTKALRWIMGGAKFILTNPDLQLPADDGLTPGAGTLGAAIEAASGVKPVVIGKPSSILMKHAIDRLGLPASEVAVIGDNMRTDIAAGEAAGCRSILVLTGVTTEANLETHMRATGIKPNEIHKNLHDLITTI, from the coding sequence ATGAATTCACCTAAAGCTTATTTGTTAGACTTAGACGGAACAATCTATCACGGAAAACATCGTATTGATGGAGCAGATTTGCTGATACAGCATTTAAAAAACTCCAACATACCTTACCTATACGTAACGAATAATTCATCAAGAACACCAGAAGGAGTAGCAGAACATCTGCGATCTCTTGGAATAGAAGCGAGTGGAGAAGAAGTGTGTACATCTGCGGTGGCAGCGGCTGAATATGTAGCTTCTGAATCACCTGGTGCCAAGGTCGCATTTATTGGTGAAGATGGACTGGAGCAAGCACTCATCTCTGCAGGACTTCATATTACCGAAGAATCACCAGAGTACGTAATTCAGGGTATTGACCGTGAATTTACATATGAAAAGCTGACAAAAGCGCTTCGCTGGATTATGGGAGGGGCCAAATTCATTTTAACTAACCCCGATCTACAGCTGCCAGCAGACGATGGTCTGACACCGGGCGCAGGAACTTTGGGAGCAGCTATTGAAGCCGCATCGGGTGTGAAACCTGTCGTGATCGGAAAACCTTCCAGCATTCTTATGAAGCATGCGATTGATCGTCTGGGTCTTCCTGCTAGCGAGGTTGCAGTGATTGGAGACAATATGCGAACGGATATCGCTGCTGGAGAAGCGGCTGGATGCCGTTCCATTCTCGTACTAACCGGAGTGACGACGGAAGCTAACCTAGAGACTCACATGCGCGCTACAGGCATTAAACCAAATGAGATTCATAAAAATCTTCATGATTTGATAACCACCATCTAA
- a CDS encoding HAD family hydrolase — MSIKAVMFDLDDTLLWDEKSVEEAFYETCLYASKKCGVDPHELEVSVRDEARKLYESYETYPFTKLIGINPFEGLWAKFNAGEQPEFRKLEQLVPGYRKDAWTNGLAALGVNDSELGAELADKFGEERRSRPYMYDETLEVLTELKGKVKLLLLTNGCPSLQQEKLDGVPDLVPYFDHIIISGQFGKGKPDASIFHHALSQLDVSAEEALMVGDKLTTDIKGALSAGIKAVWINRNGKTNDQSFNPDVEIKHLTEIYELLS; from the coding sequence ATGTCAATTAAAGCAGTAATGTTCGACTTGGATGATACCCTGCTGTGGGATGAAAAAAGTGTAGAAGAAGCTTTCTACGAAACATGTCTCTATGCCTCAAAAAAATGCGGTGTAGATCCTCATGAACTTGAAGTATCGGTAAGAGATGAAGCTAGAAAGCTGTATGAATCTTATGAAACATATCCATTTACGAAACTGATTGGCATCAATCCCTTTGAGGGACTATGGGCGAAATTTAATGCCGGGGAACAGCCAGAATTTAGAAAGCTCGAACAATTAGTACCCGGATATCGTAAAGACGCTTGGACAAACGGTCTTGCGGCACTTGGTGTGAATGATAGTGAACTAGGTGCAGAGTTAGCTGACAAATTTGGTGAAGAGAGAAGATCTCGTCCTTATATGTATGATGAAACTCTCGAAGTTCTAACCGAGCTGAAAGGTAAAGTGAAGCTGCTGCTGCTCACCAATGGATGTCCTTCTTTACAGCAAGAGAAGCTCGATGGTGTTCCTGATTTGGTCCCTTATTTTGATCACATTATTATTTCTGGGCAGTTTGGTAAAGGAAAGCCGGATGCTTCGATATTCCATCATGCTTTATCCCAGCTTGATGTGTCTGCTGAGGAGGCGTTAATGGTCGGGGACAAGCTGACTACTGATATTAAGGGTGCGCTCTCCGCAGGAATTAAAGCTGTTTGGATTAACCGTAATGGAAAAACAAACGACCAATCTTTTAACCCTGATGTTGAAATTAAACATCTTACCGAAATTTACGAACTATTATCATAA